From the Methanooceanicella nereidis genome, one window contains:
- a CDS encoding YidH family protein, whose amino-acid sequence MADISTDLAYERTRFAADRTLMAWIRTSLSMISFGFTIYKFFQYLRESNVLSGELVYHGPRNLGLTLVILGTVFLLFAIAEYFLFQRRLSNELNKKFPISTALIAAFLMSVIGILALVNLLFRVGPF is encoded by the coding sequence ATGGCTGACATCAGCACGGATCTCGCTTATGAGCGCACTCGCTTTGCTGCCGACCGTACACTCATGGCATGGATACGCACTTCACTATCGATGATAAGTTTCGGCTTTACGATCTACAAATTTTTCCAGTACCTGCGCGAATCGAATGTCCTGTCCGGTGAACTGGTATATCACGGGCCCAGGAACCTGGGACTGACGCTGGTGATCCTGGGAACTGTATTCTTGTTATTTGCGATCGCGGAATATTTCCTGTTCCAGAGACGATTGAGCAATGAATTAAATAAAAAGTTCCCGATATCTACCGCACTGATCGCTGCGTTCCTGATGTCTGTCATCGGTATCCTGGCATTGGTGAATTTGCTCTTCCGGGTCGGTCCATTCTAA
- a CDS encoding PadR family transcriptional regulator codes for MEDPCLKEGQKNDLFNNEIRKGFLKLFLLKIIKEKPTHGYDIIQLINQKSEGRWMPSPGSVYPALEFLESKGYISSEEVDRKKVYTITPKGENAVEHISEKRRELINDLLTFLGDD; via the coding sequence ATGGAAGATCCGTGTTTGAAAGAAGGACAAAAGAACGATCTCTTTAATAACGAGATCAGGAAGGGCTTCCTTAAATTATTTTTATTGAAGATCATTAAGGAGAAGCCCACTCACGGCTATGACATCATCCAGCTTATCAATCAAAAATCTGAAGGGAGATGGATGCCTAGCCCGGGTTCAGTATATCCAGCCCTGGAATTCCTCGAGTCGAAAGGCTACATATCGAGCGAAGAGGTTGACAGAAAAAAGGTGTACACTATCACCCCGAAAGGGGAGAATGCAGTCGAACACATAAGTGAAAAGAGGAGAGAGCTGATCAACGATCTGCTAACATTCCTCGGCGATGACTAG